The Coprothermobacter sp. nucleotide sequence AGGACTGGTCCTGGGGTGTGACCTACCAGGAGACGCTGTATTCGCCAGTGTCCAGCCGTGTCACTGTTGCGGCGCCTGCCAGCTGGCGAGCAGTGACCATAGCGTTCGCCAGGCAAATGCCGAGGTCGGGAAAGCGACCGGTGTTGCCCTGCACGACGATCTGATCCGGGGAGACGACCTTGAACGTCCACGGCTGCCTGTTCATCGCCGACGGAGCAAGGCGGGCGGATTCGAGCACGGTCCGGACCAGAGCTGCCGAGTCCTGGAGAATGCCTCCCGGAACAAGCTGTTCGATGGTCTTGCGGGTATGGCCGCGGGAGAGGGCACCCACCACTGCGGAACGCAGACCAGGTGTCGCCGGCCGGCCGACCGTTATCGAGCAGGGACTGCCCGGCAGGCGAACCTGATAGTACTAGCACGTGCCCCACTCGTGCACGAGGAGGGCCAGAACGATCTGCTGACCCTGGTACCCATAGTCTATGAGCTCGTCGGTAGACGACCCGCACTCGGCATACAGGACGGCGCTGCATCCCATGATGGACTTGTCGGCGATTCTCCAGTCAAGCCGGCTGGTTGCGGTGAGCGGTACTGCCGATGCAATCGCCTGCGCGATGTCCGCCCTGTCGGTATCTGTCAGGGGGTGAGGCTCGTAGCTGCGCGTCGAATGGCGATCCCGGACGAGACTGACGTAGTTGAGCTGCATTTCCATTTCCCCCCTACTTGAGTGATGGCATACGGATGCCGTGGTCCTTGGCAAACTGGATGGCTTTCGGATAGCCTGCATCTGCGTGCCGCACGATGCCCATGCCCGGGTCGTAGGTGAGAACGCGTGATAGCCGTCTGGCCGCAGCGTCGGTGCCGTCCGCGACGATGACCATGCCGGCGTGGATGGAGTAGCCGATCCCGACGCCGCCGCCGTGATGGACGGAGACCCAGGTAGCCCCTCCGATCGTATTGAGGAGAGCGTTCAGGATGGGCCAGTCGGCGATGGCGTCGCTGCCGTCCATCATCTTCTCGGTCTCACGGTTGGGTGAGGCGACGGAGCCGCAGTCGAGATGGTCGCGCCCGATGACGATGGGTGCGGAGATCTTGCCTGATTTCACGAGGTCGTTGATGATGAGGCCAAAGCGCTCACGCTCGCCGTATCCCAGCCAGCATATGCGGGCGGGCAGCCCCTGGAACTGGACCTGGTCGTGTGCCATCTGGATCCACTTTACCAGGTGTTGGTCGTACGCGAACTCCTTCAGGATCACCTCGTCGGTTGCCCAGATGTCCTTGGGGTCTCCCGAGAGCGCTGCCCAGCGGAAAGGGCCCTTGCCTTCCTCGAACAGTGGACGGATGTACTTTGGGACGAACCCGTCGAACTTGAACGCATCCTGATAGCCGTTTGCCAGGGCCTGGCCACGGATGTTGTTGCCATAGTCGAACACGATCGCGCCACGTTCCTGCAGGCCGACCATGGCCTTGCAGTGGACGGTGATGGCGTCCAGCGCGCGCCTCTCGTACTCGGCGGGGTCGCTCGCACGCAGAGCGTATGCCTCTTCGAGCGGCATGCCGTTGGGGACGTATCCATTCAGCGTATCGTGGGCAGACGTCTGGTCGGTCACGACGTCCGGGATGATCCCCCTGCGCAACAGTTCAGGGAACACGTCGGCAGCGTTGGCGACGAGTCCGATGGACAGTGGCCGCTTCTCAGCGACGGCGTTCCGGACCATCTGCAGTGCCTCGTCCAGGTCGGTCGTCATCGTATCGATATACTTGGTGTCGAGACGTTTCTGGATTCGGGCGGGGTCACATTCAACAATCAGCCCAACCCCCCCGTTCATGGTGATGGCCAGAGGCTGTGCGCCGCTCATACCACCGCATCCACCCGTGAGGACGAACCGTCCGCTCAGGTCTTCCCAGCCGGCTTGCCGGGCGGCAGCGGCCAGCGTCTCATAGGTACCCTGCAGGATGCCCTGAGCCCCGATATAGATCCAGGAGCCGGCGGTCATCTGGCCGTACATGATCAGTCCCTTGTCTTCCAGCTTGTGGAATTCGTCCCAGGTGGCCCAGTGTGGAACCAGCATTGAATTGCTGATGATGACACGTGGCGCGTCGATGTGAGTCTTCCACACAGCGACAGGTTTGCCGGACTGCACGACCAGCGTATCGTCCACGTCCATGCTCTGGAGCGTCGCGATGATGTCCGCGTAGGCCTGCCAGTTGCGAGCAGCCTTGCCCTTGCCACCGTAGACGATCAGGTCTTCGGGCCGCTCTGCGACCTCCGGATCCAGGTTGTTCATCAGCATGCGCATGGGAGCTTCCAGTTGCCAGCTCTTGCA carries:
- the hutU gene encoding urocanate hydratase: MEPIHAAHGTTLTCKSWQLEAPMRMLMNNLDPEVAERPEDLIVYGGKGKAARNWQAYADIIATLQSMDVDDTLVVQSGKPVAVWKTHIDAPRVIISNSMLVPHWATWDEFHKLEDKGLIMYGQMTAGSWIYIGAQGILQGTYETLAAAARQAGWEDLSGRFVLTGGCGGMSGAQPLAITMNGGVGLIVECDPARIQKRLDTKYIDTMTTDLDEALQMVRNAVAEKRPLSIGLVANAADVFPELLRRGIIPDVVTDQTSAHDTLNGYVPNGMPLEEAYALRASDPAEYERRALDAITVHCKAMVGLQERGAIVFDYGNNIRGQALANGYQDAFKFDGFVPKYIRPLFEEGKGPFRWAALSGDPKDIWATDEVILKEFAYDQHLVKWIQMAHDQVQFQGLPARICWLGYGERERFGLIINDLVKSGKISAPIVIGRDHLDCGSVASPNRETEKMMDGSDAIADWPILNALLNTIGGATWVSVHHGGGVGIGYSIHAGMVIVADGTDAAARRLSRVLTYDPGMGIVRHADAGYPKAIQFAKDHGIRMPSLK